From Rhodococcus antarcticus, the proteins below share one genomic window:
- a CDS encoding histidine phosphatase family protein yields the protein MTVLLLRHGRSTANTAGVLAGRAEGVELDEKGRGQAEAIVARLAALPVADIVASPLTRCQQTVGPLAAARGLTPRTEDRLAEVDYGSWTGKAIKDLLKEPLWSVVQQHPSAAVFPDGEGLAQVQSRAVAAVREHDARLLAEHGHDVLWVACSHGDVIKSILADALGTHLDGFQRIVADPCSVSVVRYTPTRPFVLRTNDTGGDLSSLVPPPPKKRRASRKKTADGTVAAAEPASSDAVIGGGAGA from the coding sequence ATGACCGTCCTGCTGCTCCGCCACGGCCGCTCCACCGCGAACACCGCGGGGGTGCTGGCCGGTCGCGCCGAGGGTGTCGAGCTCGACGAGAAGGGGCGCGGTCAGGCCGAGGCGATCGTCGCGCGGCTGGCGGCGCTGCCCGTGGCGGACATCGTCGCCTCTCCGCTGACCCGCTGCCAGCAGACGGTGGGCCCCCTGGCCGCCGCCCGCGGACTCACCCCCCGCACCGAGGACCGGCTGGCGGAGGTCGACTACGGCAGCTGGACGGGCAAGGCGATCAAGGACCTGCTCAAGGAGCCGTTGTGGTCGGTGGTGCAGCAGCACCCCTCGGCCGCCGTGTTCCCCGACGGGGAGGGTCTGGCCCAGGTGCAGAGCCGGGCGGTGGCCGCGGTGCGCGAGCACGATGCGCGACTGCTCGCCGAGCACGGCCACGACGTCCTCTGGGTGGCCTGCAGCCACGGGGACGTGATCAAGTCGATCCTCGCCGATGCCCTGGGCACGCACCTGGACGGGTTCCAGCGCATCGTCGCGGACCCGTGCTCGGTGAGCGTCGTCCGGTACACCCCCACCCGCCCGTTCGTCCTGCGCACCAACGACACCGGGGGCGATCTGTCCAGCCTGGTACCGCCCCCGCCGAAGAAGAGGCGGGCCAGCCGGAAGAAGACCGCCGACGGCACCGTTGCAGCAGCCGAGCCCGCCTCGTCCGACGCCGTGATCGGTGGTGGCGCGGGGGCGTGA
- a CDS encoding DUF3090 domain-containing protein, whose translation MSRVIHVFRTPDRFIAGTVGQPGERAFYLQAVQEARVVSVLLEKQQVQVLSERIGALLEEVARRFGADIPEETEDVGDLHPLTTPVEEEFRVGTMGLGWDSEAGAVVVELLAATEGEVDESVVLDDTDEGPDAVRVFLSPEQAREFAARSGRVISAGRLPCPLCGEALDPAGHVCIRTNGYRRGVGISPSAAAPDES comes from the coding sequence ATGTCACGAGTGATCCACGTCTTCCGCACCCCCGACCGGTTCATCGCCGGCACCGTCGGCCAGCCCGGCGAGCGCGCCTTCTACCTGCAGGCCGTCCAGGAGGCTCGCGTCGTCAGCGTCCTGCTGGAGAAGCAGCAGGTGCAGGTGCTGTCCGAGCGGATCGGTGCCCTCCTCGAGGAGGTCGCCCGCCGCTTCGGGGCCGACATCCCCGAGGAGACCGAGGACGTCGGCGACCTGCACCCGCTGACCACCCCCGTCGAGGAGGAGTTCCGGGTGGGCACGATGGGCCTGGGGTGGGACTCCGAGGCCGGTGCGGTCGTGGTGGAGCTCCTGGCGGCCACCGAGGGTGAGGTCGACGAGTCGGTCGTGCTCGACGACACCGACGAGGGACCCGACGCCGTGAGGGTGTTCCTGTCCCCGGAGCAGGCTCGTGAGTTCGCGGCCCGGTCCGGACGGGTCATCTCGGCCGGCCGGCTGCCCTGCCCGCTGTGCGGCGAGGCGCTCGACCCGGCCGGGCACGTCTGCATCCGCACCAACGGCTACCGGCGTGGGGTGGGCATCTCCCCGTCCGCGGCCGCGCCGGACGAGAGCTGA
- a CDS encoding SCO1664 family protein, which yields MAAPLPSATPPPAPEVLELLRHGSLDITGRIVAASNATLLCTVELDGTTGTCVYKPVRGEQPLWDFPDGTLAGREVGSYLVSAATGWGVIPPTVLRSGPYGSGMVQQFIETPGATVSDLNGEEVPDLDVEDESYELIDLCAPEAVPDGWRPVLRAHDYGGDVVVLAHADDARLRRMAVLDCVINNADRKGGHVLHGLDGRVYGVDHGIALHAENKLRTVLWGWTGEPIGDEATEVLSRLAAELEGALGEEMHEHLTVREVDALQRRVRGLLAKPTMPGPRGDRMIPWPAF from the coding sequence GTGGCCGCACCCCTGCCCTCCGCCACCCCACCCCCAGCGCCCGAGGTCCTCGAGCTGCTGCGCCACGGCAGCCTCGACATCACCGGCCGGATCGTGGCGGCCTCCAACGCCACGCTGCTGTGCACGGTGGAGCTGGACGGCACCACCGGCACCTGCGTCTACAAGCCCGTGCGCGGCGAGCAGCCCTTGTGGGACTTCCCCGACGGCACGCTCGCCGGCCGCGAGGTCGGGTCCTACCTGGTCTCGGCCGCCACCGGCTGGGGCGTGATCCCGCCGACGGTGCTGCGCAGCGGTCCCTACGGCAGCGGCATGGTGCAGCAGTTCATCGAGACCCCGGGTGCCACCGTCTCGGACCTCAACGGTGAGGAGGTGCCGGACCTCGACGTCGAGGACGAGAGCTACGAGCTCATCGACCTCTGCGCACCCGAGGCGGTGCCGGACGGCTGGCGCCCGGTGCTGCGCGCCCACGACTACGGCGGGGACGTCGTGGTGCTCGCCCACGCCGACGACGCGCGGCTGCGCCGGATGGCCGTGCTGGACTGCGTCATCAACAACGCCGACCGCAAGGGTGGGCACGTGCTGCACGGCCTCGACGGGCGCGTGTACGGCGTGGACCACGGGATCGCGCTGCACGCGGAGAACAAGCTGCGCACGGTGCTGTGGGGCTGGACGGGCGAACCGATCGGGGACGAGGCCACCGAGGTGCTCAGCCGCCTCGCCGCCGAGCTCGAGGGAGCACTGGGCGAGGAGATGCACGAGCACCTGACCGTGCGCGAGGTGGACGCGCTGCAGCGCCGGGTGCGGGGCCTGCTGGCCAAGCCGACCATGCCCGGGCCACGAGGGGACCGGATGATCCCCTGGCCGGCCTTCTGA
- a CDS encoding MFS transporter — protein sequence MTGTGVRMGTAPGRWVLLATILGSGVAMLDATVVNVALETIGRDLGTGFGGLQWTLNGYTLTLAALILLGGSLGDRYGRRKVFVTGAVWFAAASLLCGLAQDVQTLVAARALQGVGGALLTPGSLALISASFDPRDRGAAVGAWSGLGGVAGAAGPFVGGWLVEQVSWRAVFLVNLPVVAVVVWVALRHVPESRDTGPTPALDVTGAALAAVGLAGVTYGFIGGSWPTGLAGAGVLAVFLLVERRSSHPLVPLELFSSRLFVAANLVTLVVYAAISTVFFLLVLQLQVVAGFSPLAAGASALPVTLLMLVLSARAGALAQRIGPRLPMTVGPLVAGVGLLLMLRVGPGARYLPDVLPAVAVFGLGLSALVAPLTATVLGAAPGHLVGTASGVNNAVARTAGLLAVAALPVLVGLTGDAYTSAGAFDPGFRRAMVVGASLLAAGAVVAAALVRTPPTGPEVPVDRMPHGGLTGPAPHPDPA from the coding sequence GTGACCGGGACGGGCGTCCGGATGGGGACCGCGCCCGGCCGATGGGTCCTCCTGGCGACCATCCTCGGCTCCGGGGTGGCCATGCTCGACGCGACCGTGGTCAACGTCGCCCTGGAGACCATCGGTCGTGACCTCGGTACCGGGTTCGGCGGGCTGCAGTGGACGCTCAACGGCTACACCCTCACCCTGGCCGCGCTGATCCTGCTCGGCGGATCGCTGGGGGACCGGTACGGCCGGCGCAAGGTGTTCGTGACCGGGGCCGTCTGGTTCGCGGCCGCCTCCCTGCTGTGCGGGCTGGCGCAGGACGTGCAGACCCTGGTGGCGGCGAGGGCTCTGCAGGGCGTCGGCGGGGCCCTGCTCACCCCGGGCAGCCTCGCCCTCATCTCCGCCAGCTTCGACCCCCGCGACCGGGGCGCCGCGGTGGGTGCGTGGTCCGGGCTCGGAGGCGTCGCCGGGGCGGCCGGGCCCTTCGTGGGTGGTTGGCTGGTGGAGCAGGTGAGCTGGCGTGCGGTGTTCCTGGTGAACCTGCCGGTCGTCGCCGTGGTGGTGTGGGTGGCGCTGCGGCACGTCCCGGAGAGCCGGGACACCGGACCCACCCCCGCGCTGGACGTCACCGGGGCCGCGCTGGCCGCAGTGGGCCTGGCGGGGGTCACCTACGGCTTCATCGGCGGCTCGTGGCCGACAGGCCTGGCGGGGGCGGGAGTGCTGGCGGTGTTCCTGCTGGTCGAGCGGCGGTCCTCGCACCCCCTCGTGCCGCTGGAGCTGTTCAGCTCGCGCCTGTTCGTTGCCGCCAACCTCGTGACGCTCGTGGTCTACGCCGCCATCAGCACGGTGTTCTTCCTGCTCGTGCTCCAGCTGCAGGTGGTGGCCGGCTTCTCGCCGCTCGCGGCCGGCGCCTCCGCGCTGCCGGTCACGCTGCTCATGCTGGTGCTCTCCGCGCGCGCCGGTGCGCTGGCGCAGCGGATCGGACCCCGGCTGCCCATGACCGTCGGCCCGCTGGTCGCCGGGGTCGGGTTGCTGCTCATGCTCAGGGTCGGCCCCGGTGCGCGCTACCTGCCGGACGTGCTCCCGGCGGTGGCGGTGTTCGGGCTCGGGCTCAGCGCCCTCGTGGCCCCGCTCACGGCGACCGTGCTCGGGGCCGCCCCCGGACACCTGGTGGGGACGGCGTCCGGGGTGAACAACGCCGTGGCCCGCACCGCCGGGCTGCTCGCCGTGGCGGCGCTGCCGGTGCTCGTCGGGCTCACCGGGGACGCCTACACCAGCGCGGGCGCGTTCGACCCGGGGTTCCGCCGTGCGATGGTGGTCGGCGCATCACTGCTCGCCGCGGGGGCCGTGGTCGCGGCGGCCCTCGTGCGCACCCCGCCCACCGGGCCCGAGGTGCCGGTGGACCGGATGCCGCACGGCGGGCTCACCGGGCCGGCGCCGCACCCCGACCCCGCCTGA
- a CDS encoding phytanoyl-CoA dioxygenase family protein: MAVTNEKLPEANREGGIDAPWAGDDQQWWDWYVTLAANPEAAGPLVDGPGLPDVAPATDDELAAFLAEPYVVPVEAVQSFSRNAFVKLPGVLSPPVVRRLAERLQELLVAQHGTDTAGRFLALEQMWLHDDLMRQVATSSRIGGAAASLLGEDGVRIYHDNALSKEPACGRTPWHHDDEHFPLDSHQVLTAWMPMSAIPAEMGPLSFAHGTELREVLADLDFDKVGTTYDVAVSQRFGTSGVEVTDSPYAVGEVSFHSSLCFHTAGPNRTTQPRRALATTYFADGTRVIASPTMVSGTWQEFLPDTAPGALAQSALNPVVGRS, translated from the coding sequence GTGGCTGTGACGAACGAGAAGCTTCCCGAGGCCAACCGGGAGGGTGGGATCGACGCCCCCTGGGCGGGCGACGACCAGCAGTGGTGGGACTGGTACGTCACCCTGGCGGCCAACCCGGAGGCGGCCGGCCCGCTGGTGGACGGACCCGGCCTGCCGGACGTCGCCCCGGCCACCGACGACGAGCTCGCGGCCTTCCTGGCCGAGCCGTACGTGGTTCCGGTCGAGGCGGTGCAGTCGTTCTCCCGCAACGCCTTCGTCAAGCTGCCGGGGGTGCTGAGCCCGCCGGTGGTGCGGCGGTTGGCCGAGCGGCTGCAGGAGCTGCTGGTGGCTCAGCACGGCACGGACACGGCGGGGCGCTTCCTGGCGCTGGAGCAGATGTGGCTGCACGACGACCTCATGCGGCAGGTGGCCACGTCGTCGCGGATCGGCGGTGCGGCCGCGTCGCTGCTCGGCGAGGACGGGGTGCGGATCTACCACGACAACGCCCTGAGCAAGGAGCCCGCGTGCGGGCGCACCCCGTGGCACCACGACGACGAGCACTTCCCGCTGGACTCCCACCAGGTGCTCACGGCGTGGATGCCGATGTCCGCGATCCCCGCGGAGATGGGCCCGCTGAGCTTCGCCCACGGGACCGAGCTGCGGGAGGTGCTGGCGGACCTGGACTTCGACAAGGTCGGCACCACCTACGACGTGGCGGTGTCCCAGCGGTTCGGCACGTCGGGGGTGGAGGTGACCGACTCGCCCTACGCCGTCGGCGAGGTCAGCTTCCACTCCTCGCTGTGCTTCCACACCGCGGGTCCCAACCGGACCACGCAGCCGCGCCGGGCGCTGGCGACGACGTACTTCGCCGACGGCACGCGCGTGATCGCGTCTCCGACGATGGTCAGCGGCACGTGGCAGGAGTTCCTGCCGGACACCGCGCCCGGTGCGCTCGCGCAGAGCGCGCTGAACCCGGTGGTGGGCCGCTCCTGA
- a CDS encoding class I SAM-dependent methyltransferase has product MPSDTDTAARSLEHWSEQGRAEMEAFYALATEDYHQLALAADWPALLRGRKTLLDVACGSGKFPTALHTYADLSSEPTIEYDLLDPSAFSVTEAKAQLVAPFVAGRELVITLQDLPAELTYDVVWATHALYALPPAELGVAAERFVAAIAPGGFGFVAQASSTSHYLAFYDAYRAGIPEAADVAPFTTGEQVRDALVAAGADVREERVRYTTSTSDRAVAQGFLQRCAFDDTVSLEQMEAAPVLGQYLAECENDGTWTFEHEAVLLWL; this is encoded by the coding sequence GTGCCGTCCGACACCGACACCGCCGCCCGCAGCCTCGAGCACTGGAGCGAGCAGGGCCGGGCCGAGATGGAGGCGTTCTACGCCCTCGCCACCGAGGACTACCACCAGCTCGCGCTGGCCGCGGACTGGCCCGCGCTGCTGCGCGGCCGCAAGACCCTGCTGGACGTGGCCTGCGGCAGCGGCAAGTTCCCCACCGCCCTGCACACCTACGCCGACCTGTCCTCCGAGCCGACCATCGAGTACGACCTGCTCGACCCCTCGGCGTTCTCGGTGACCGAGGCCAAGGCCCAGCTCGTCGCTCCCTTCGTGGCCGGGCGCGAGCTCGTCATCACCCTGCAGGACCTGCCCGCCGAGCTCACCTACGACGTGGTGTGGGCGACCCACGCGCTCTACGCCCTGCCACCGGCCGAGCTCGGTGTGGCCGCGGAGCGCTTCGTCGCCGCCATCGCCCCGGGGGGGTTCGGGTTCGTCGCGCAGGCGAGCTCGACGTCGCACTACCTGGCCTTCTACGACGCTTACCGCGCCGGCATCCCCGAGGCGGCCGACGTCGCCCCGTTCACCACGGGTGAACAGGTGCGCGACGCGCTGGTCGCGGCCGGGGCCGACGTCCGCGAGGAGCGGGTGCGGTACACGACCTCGACGTCGGACCGTGCGGTGGCGCAGGGCTTCCTGCAGCGCTGCGCGTTCGACGACACGGTGAGCCTCGAGCAGATGGAGGCGGCACCGGTGCTCGGGCAGTACCTGGCCGAGTGCGAGAACGACGGGACCTGGACCTTCGAGCACGAGGCGGTGCTGCTGTGGCTGTGA
- a CDS encoding class I SAM-dependent methyltransferase translates to MRARNQLLDTDEPGRTVLTRHLPLPALHPVDYARGHAQFEARSDQRRRIVGWLDARLAEHPAEAPLSVLSVGCGTGAVDAPLAAAAAGRAVPGAVVRWTGIDPHGPSAAAFDAAVRHAAPDAEVVARACTFEALDTSDRFDVVTFVHSLYYVPDVLAALRRAVAMLSPGGRLLVLHAPLGALNELAATLAPETDGHPQWWSDTVIAELAGMGLRVHVEELDAEVDLTGCDSADRALLDFTVQAELTDEARPAVLEALRAAARPGGGLRLPHPVTAFTVRPR, encoded by the coding sequence GTGCGAGCGCGAAACCAGCTGCTGGACACCGACGAGCCCGGACGCACGGTGCTCACGCGGCACCTCCCGCTGCCCGCCCTGCACCCGGTGGACTACGCCAGGGGACACGCCCAGTTCGAGGCTCGGTCGGACCAGCGGCGGCGCATCGTGGGGTGGCTGGACGCGAGACTGGCGGAGCACCCGGCCGAGGCACCTCTGTCGGTCCTCTCGGTGGGCTGCGGGACCGGTGCGGTGGACGCCCCGCTGGCTGCGGCCGCTGCCGGCCGAGCGGTGCCGGGCGCCGTCGTGCGGTGGACGGGGATCGACCCGCACGGCCCGTCGGCCGCCGCCTTCGACGCGGCGGTGCGGCACGCGGCTCCTGACGCGGAGGTCGTGGCGCGGGCGTGCACGTTCGAGGCGCTGGACACCTCCGACCGCTTCGACGTGGTGACGTTCGTGCACTCGCTGTACTACGTCCCCGACGTCCTCGCGGCGCTCCGCCGTGCGGTCGCGATGCTCTCCCCGGGCGGGCGCCTGCTCGTGCTGCACGCCCCGCTGGGGGCCCTCAACGAGCTGGCGGCCACGCTCGCCCCGGAGACCGACGGCCACCCGCAGTGGTGGAGCGACACGGTTATCGCCGAGCTGGCCGGGATGGGCCTGCGGGTGCACGTCGAGGAGCTGGACGCCGAGGTGGACCTCACCGGCTGCGACTCGGCGGACCGGGCGCTGCTCGACTTCACCGTCCAGGCCGAGCTGACCGACGAGGCCCGTCCCGCCGTCCTGGAGGCCCTGCGGGCGGCCGCGCGGCCCGGCGGAGGGCTGCGCCTGCCGCACCCGGTGACGGCGTTCACGGTGCGTCCGCGCTGA
- a CDS encoding M4 family metallopeptidase, with protein MNHVCTIVPPYLLQHLAGSRADRSARFTSSVADVAGRTLEHDAAVRAARSSSLTAGPGAPGLTRTISDAHGSQTLPGAQVRAEGAEATGDAAADEAYAGLGDTYALYQQAYGRSSLDGAGLLLGATVHYGRAYDNAFWDGERMVFGDGDGEVFTRFTVSPSVIGHELTHGVTQFTAGLVYQGQSGALNESLSDVFGVLVEQHAAGQSAAEASWLVGQGLFLPAVQGRALRDMAAPGTAYDDDVLGRDPQPATMTGYVETTDDNGGVHLNSGIPNHAFQLAAVAMGGRAWERAGQVWFDVLTGGTLAADVDFAGFAAATVAAAGSRYGDGSDVQGAVRTAWNQVGVSVR; from the coding sequence ATGAACCACGTGTGCACCATCGTCCCGCCGTACCTGCTGCAGCACCTGGCCGGGTCGCGGGCGGATCGGTCGGCACGGTTCACGTCCTCGGTCGCCGACGTGGCCGGTCGCACGCTCGAGCACGACGCGGCCGTGCGGGCCGCCCGCAGCTCCAGCCTGACGGCGGGTCCGGGTGCGCCGGGCCTCACCCGCACCATCTCCGACGCCCACGGCTCCCAGACCCTGCCGGGTGCGCAGGTGCGCGCGGAGGGGGCCGAGGCGACCGGGGACGCCGCCGCCGACGAGGCCTACGCCGGGCTCGGCGACACGTACGCGCTCTACCAGCAGGCCTACGGCCGCTCCAGCCTCGACGGGGCCGGACTGCTCCTGGGTGCGACCGTGCACTACGGCCGGGCCTACGACAACGCGTTCTGGGACGGCGAGCGCATGGTGTTCGGCGACGGGGACGGGGAGGTGTTCACCCGGTTCACGGTGTCGCCGAGCGTCATCGGGCACGAGCTCACCCACGGCGTCACCCAGTTCACCGCCGGGCTGGTCTACCAGGGGCAGTCGGGTGCGCTGAACGAGTCGCTCTCGGACGTGTTCGGGGTGCTGGTCGAGCAGCACGCCGCCGGGCAGAGCGCCGCGGAGGCCAGCTGGCTGGTGGGCCAGGGGCTGTTCCTGCCCGCCGTCCAGGGCCGTGCCCTGCGCGACATGGCGGCCCCGGGCACCGCCTACGACGACGACGTGCTGGGCAGGGACCCGCAGCCGGCGACCATGACGGGCTACGTGGAGACCACCGACGACAACGGGGGGGTGCACCTGAACTCCGGCATCCCCAACCACGCGTTCCAGCTGGCTGCCGTGGCGATGGGCGGCCGTGCGTGGGAGCGGGCCGGGCAGGTCTGGTTCGACGTGCTCACCGGGGGCACACTGGCGGCTGACGTCGACTTCGCGGGGTTCGCCGCCGCGACGGTCGCCGCGGCCGGGTCTCGCTACGGCGACGGGTCGGACGTGCAGGGTGCGGTGCGCACCGCCTGGAACCAGGTGGGGGTGTCCGTCCGGTGA
- a CDS encoding protealysin inhibitor emfourin, translating into MTVGTEGAVLIEVSRSGGVTGMVRRGVVDTDGCDDADVWVALAVRARPVPPAAPEPAPVRDGFTWTIRVGTEQTVIGDGALTGALRELAERTLREGRPPRR; encoded by the coding sequence GTGACGGTGGGGACGGAGGGTGCGGTGCTCATCGAGGTGAGTCGCAGCGGTGGCGTCACGGGGATGGTCCGGCGCGGGGTGGTCGACACCGACGGGTGCGACGATGCCGACGTCTGGGTGGCTCTGGCGGTCCGAGCCCGGCCCGTGCCCCCCGCGGCCCCGGAGCCCGCGCCCGTGCGGGACGGGTTCACCTGGACCATCCGGGTGGGCACCGAGCAGACCGTGATCGGTGATGGCGCGCTCACGGGCGCTCTGCGCGAGCTGGCCGAACGGACGCTGCGCGAGGGTCGCCCGCCCCGTCGCTGA
- a CDS encoding amidase family protein, with the protein MDDVIEIDLATATIAELQQRLASGRLSSERLTGLYLDRITAVNSRGPGLHAVAALVPDVLQQARRADADRAAGRVRGPLHGIPVLVKDNIDVAGVPTTAGSVALATSMPDVDAPVVAALRRAGVVVLGKTTLTEMANFTTKGMPSGYSSLGGQVLNPYDASRTPSGSSAGSAVAAAAALAAATVGTETSGSILSPAQACSVVGVKPTVGLVSRTGIVPISATQDTAGPMARHVADAAALLGAMTGVDPEDPATAASAPHARTDYLSLLGTAALRGARLGVVADEDPVFTAALDVLRERGAVLVPVEVGDTGAPSILTRELRRDLEAYLARLPAGAPLRTLGELVDHYSANAREALKFGQTLLEASLAVDLGDPATAAAYEVDRERGVTESRAAIDSVLGAHDLVAIVSASATTGVGARAGYPSVSVPAGYSAVGREPVSLVLLGTAWSEGALLALADDYERAARVWRPPTEVNPGLFRWTALGSDPDGAGPP; encoded by the coding sequence GTGGACGACGTCATCGAGATCGACCTGGCCACCGCGACGATCGCGGAGCTCCAGCAGCGCCTCGCCTCGGGACGGCTGAGCTCCGAGCGTCTCACCGGGCTCTACCTCGACCGCATCACGGCCGTGAACTCCCGTGGTCCCGGGCTCCACGCGGTGGCCGCGCTCGTCCCCGACGTGCTCCAGCAGGCTCGGCGTGCCGATGCCGATCGCGCGGCGGGCCGGGTCCGTGGGCCGCTGCACGGGATCCCCGTGCTGGTCAAGGACAACATCGACGTCGCGGGCGTCCCGACGACGGCCGGCTCGGTGGCCCTGGCCACCTCGATGCCCGACGTCGACGCCCCGGTGGTGGCCGCGCTCCGGCGGGCCGGGGTGGTGGTGCTCGGCAAGACCACGCTGACCGAGATGGCGAACTTCACCACCAAGGGGATGCCGTCGGGGTACAGCTCGCTCGGCGGTCAGGTCCTCAACCCCTACGACGCCAGCCGGACACCGAGCGGGTCCAGCGCGGGCTCCGCCGTCGCGGCTGCGGCCGCCCTGGCCGCGGCCACCGTGGGCACGGAGACCTCCGGGTCCATCCTCAGCCCCGCCCAGGCGTGCTCGGTGGTGGGGGTGAAGCCGACGGTGGGCCTGGTCAGCCGCACGGGGATCGTCCCCATCTCGGCCACGCAGGACACCGCGGGCCCGATGGCCCGGCACGTCGCCGACGCCGCGGCGCTGCTGGGCGCGATGACCGGGGTCGACCCCGAGGATCCGGCGACGGCGGCGAGCGCCCCGCACGCCCGCACGGACTACCTGTCGCTGCTCGGGACCGCGGCGCTGCGGGGAGCCCGGCTGGGGGTGGTGGCCGACGAGGACCCGGTGTTCACCGCCGCGCTGGACGTGCTGCGCGAGCGCGGGGCGGTGCTCGTGCCCGTGGAGGTGGGCGACACCGGTGCCCCGTCGATCCTGACCCGAGAGCTGCGCCGGGACCTGGAGGCGTACCTCGCGCGGCTGCCCGCCGGTGCGCCGCTGCGGACGCTCGGCGAGCTGGTGGACCACTACTCCGCGAACGCCCGGGAGGCCCTGAAGTTCGGGCAGACCCTGCTCGAGGCGTCCCTGGCGGTGGACCTGGGCGATCCCGCGACGGCCGCCGCCTACGAGGTCGACCGGGAGCGCGGCGTCACGGAGTCGCGTGCCGCGATCGACTCGGTGCTCGGGGCCCACGACCTCGTGGCGATCGTCTCGGCGTCGGCCACCACCGGGGTGGGGGCGCGGGCCGGGTACCCGAGCGTCAGCGTCCCCGCCGGGTACTCCGCCGTGGGCCGTGAGCCGGTGTCGCTGGTGCTCCTGGGGACCGCGTGGTCGGAGGGGGCCCTCCTGGCGCTGGCCGACGACTACGAACGTGCCGCGCGGGTCTGGCGCCCGCCGACGGAGGTCAACCCGGGCCTGTTCCGCTGGACCGCACTGGGTTCCGACCCCGACGGCGCCGGGCCGCCCTGA
- a CDS encoding sigma 54-interacting transcriptional regulator yields the protein MTNAARPSLPTQPPADLPTTLGALRASDHVQRGVKDEIRHNLLTKLRGGEDPWPGILGFSDTVLPQVERALLAGHDMVLLGERGQGKTRLLRTLTGLLDEWTPVIAGAELGEHPYEPITPASIRRAAELGDDLPVAWRHRSERYAEKLATPDTSVGDLVGDVDPVKVAEGRSLGDPETIHYGLVPRSHRGIVTINELPDLAERIQVSLLNVMEEKDIQVRGYTLRLPLDVLLVASANPEDYTNRGRIITPLKDRFGAEVRTHYPLELDDEIAVVAQEADLVATVPEHLLEVVARFTRHLRESTSIDQRSGVSARFSVAAAETIAAAALRRSAVLGEETAVARAVDLGTIIDVLRGKLEFESGEEGRELEVLEHLLRRSVADTARAHLGGVDLAALVAAIESGTAVVTGDSVTAADLLASLPDTPSLDQVYSRLEAEVDGEKAAAAELALEGLYLARRIAKDADDAGNTVYQA from the coding sequence GTGACGAATGCTGCACGGCCCAGCCTGCCCACCCAGCCGCCCGCAGACCTGCCCACCACCCTCGGCGCCCTCCGCGCCTCCGACCACGTCCAGCGCGGCGTGAAGGACGAGATCCGGCACAACCTGCTGACCAAGCTCCGCGGGGGCGAGGACCCGTGGCCCGGCATCCTCGGGTTCTCCGACACCGTCCTGCCGCAGGTGGAGCGCGCGCTGCTCGCCGGCCACGACATGGTGCTGCTGGGCGAGCGCGGCCAGGGCAAGACCCGGCTGCTGCGCACCCTGACCGGGCTGCTGGACGAGTGGACGCCCGTCATCGCCGGTGCGGAGCTCGGCGAGCACCCCTACGAGCCGATCACCCCGGCCTCGATCCGCCGCGCGGCCGAGCTGGGCGACGACCTGCCCGTCGCGTGGCGGCACCGCAGCGAGCGCTACGCGGAGAAGCTGGCCACCCCGGACACCTCCGTCGGTGACCTGGTGGGCGACGTGGACCCGGTGAAGGTCGCCGAGGGCCGGAGCCTGGGCGACCCGGAGACCATCCACTACGGCCTGGTCCCGCGCAGCCACCGCGGCATCGTGACCATCAACGAGCTGCCCGACCTGGCCGAGCGCATCCAGGTCAGCCTGCTCAACGTGATGGAGGAGAAGGACATCCAGGTGCGCGGCTACACGCTGCGCCTGCCCCTGGACGTCCTCCTCGTGGCCAGCGCGAACCCGGAGGACTACACCAACCGCGGCCGCATCATCACCCCGCTCAAGGACCGGTTCGGCGCCGAGGTGCGCACGCACTACCCGCTGGAGCTCGACGACGAGATCGCCGTGGTCGCCCAGGAGGCGGACCTGGTGGCCACCGTGCCCGAGCACCTGCTCGAGGTGGTCGCCCGGTTCACCCGGCACCTGCGGGAGTCGACGTCGATCGACCAGCGCTCCGGGGTGTCCGCCCGCTTCTCCGTCGCCGCTGCCGAGACCATCGCGGCCGCGGCGCTGCGCCGTTCCGCCGTGCTGGGGGAGGAGACCGCCGTGGCCCGCGCGGTGGACCTCGGCACGATCATCGACGTGCTCCGCGGCAAGCTCGAGTTCGAGTCGGGCGAGGAGGGCCGTGAGCTCGAGGTTCTCGAGCACCTGCTGCGCCGCTCGGTCGCCGACACCGCTCGCGCGCACCTGGGCGGGGTCGACCTCGCCGCCCTGGTCGCGGCGATCGAGTCCGGCACCGCCGTCGTCACGGGCGACTCGGTCACCGCGGCGGACCTGCTCGCCTCGCTGCCCGACACCCCGTCCCTGGACCAGGTGTACAGCCGGCTCGAGGCCGAGGTGGACGGCGAGAAGGCGGCGGCCGCCGAGCTCGCGCTGGAAGGGCTGTACCTCGCCCGCCGGATCGCCAAGGACGCCGACGACGCCGGGAACACGGTGTACCAGGCATGA